From the genome of Gemmatimonadaceae bacterium, one region includes:
- a CDS encoding lasso peptide biosynthesis B2 protein, which produces MSAGMVTGIRAALETPGWIASKRLAELLSLPADAPAVPRPEPGRALSAARGALRALSWIPGGRWRTSCLYESVAECLTLRRAGVPAAVCIGVKREAAGAGQAGIAAHAWVARNEADTRFHGFSTLAVLEELREQR; this is translated from the coding sequence GTGAGCGCGGGTATGGTGACCGGTATCCGCGCCGCGCTCGAGACCCCGGGGTGGATCGCGTCCAAACGGCTGGCCGAGCTATTGTCGCTGCCGGCCGACGCGCCGGCCGTACCGCGCCCCGAACCGGGCCGCGCCCTCAGTGCCGCGCGTGGCGCGTTGCGCGCGCTGTCGTGGATACCCGGCGGACGCTGGCGCACCAGTTGTCTCTACGAGAGCGTAGCCGAGTGCCTCACGCTCCGGCGGGCGGGGGTGCCGGCCGCCGTGTGCATCGGGGTGAAGCGCGAAGCGGCGGGCGCGGGCCAGGCGGGGATCGCCGCCCACGCCTGGGTCGCCCGCAACGAGGCAGACACACGGTTTCACGGGTTCAGCACGCTGGCCGTGCTGGAGGAGTTGCGGGAGCAGCGGTAG
- a CDS encoding DUF3311 domain-containing protein, with the protein MLRPRDAGSPARHEETTLPESPARAPNTTRFRPYHWLAVVPMLGLLGGLPFVNRVEPYVLGLPLLMAWIVGWVVATSVVMGVIYRLDRARKRDGR; encoded by the coding sequence ATGCTCCGCCCTCGCGACGCCGGCTCACCCGCCCGCCACGAGGAGACGACCCTGCCCGAGTCACCCGCCCGCGCTCCGAATACCACGCGCTTCCGTCCGTACCACTGGTTGGCCGTGGTCCCGATGCTCGGGCTGCTCGGCGGACTTCCCTTCGTCAACCGGGTGGAGCCGTATGTGTTGGGGCTGCCGCTCCTGATGGCGTGGATCGTGGGCTGGGTAGTGGCAACGTCGGTGGTGATGGGGGTGATCTACCGGCTCGACCGCGCCCGGAAGCGCGATGGGCGATGA
- a CDS encoding sodium:solute symporter has translation MTAPLVILAVTFAAAIALGLLARRGHTMDLEQWSVGGRGFGTIFVFLLMAGEIYTTFTFLGGSGWAYGKGGPALYILCYGAAAYTISYFLLPVVWRYARANGLVSQADFFASKYESPAFGALVGLVSVVALVPYLVLQLKGLGIIVSEASYGRVSPTAAVWAGTAALVLYVVVSGVRGSAWTAAFKDILILSVAVVIGVYLPVHYYGGYGAMFRAIDRARPGFLTLPGAGMSPSWFISTVLLTAVGFYMWPQFFAGSYTAKHEDVFRKNAVILPLYQLIILFVFFAGFAAVLQVPGLKGAAGDLSLLRISEQTFAPGWVGVIGAAGLLTALVPGSMILVTAATILAQNVYRVAVPEATDRTVSLLARALVPVLALAAVGLTLRGGEAIVPLLLMGYNVVTQLFPALLLSLGERPLVTTMGAVMGIVAGEATVAYLTLSGASVATLAPWAPQAVKDLNVGIVALAVNCAALAVVTAATARPA, from the coding sequence ATGACCGCGCCGCTCGTCATCCTCGCCGTCACGTTCGCCGCGGCCATCGCGCTCGGTCTGCTGGCGCGGCGCGGCCACACGATGGACCTGGAGCAGTGGAGCGTGGGCGGCCGCGGGTTCGGCACGATCTTCGTGTTCCTGCTCATGGCCGGGGAGATCTACACCACCTTCACCTTCCTCGGCGGCAGCGGGTGGGCCTACGGCAAGGGCGGGCCGGCGCTGTACATCCTGTGCTACGGTGCGGCGGCGTACACCATCTCGTACTTCCTGCTGCCCGTGGTGTGGCGGTACGCGCGCGCCAACGGGCTCGTGTCGCAGGCCGATTTCTTCGCGTCCAAGTACGAGAGCCCGGCGTTCGGCGCGCTCGTGGGACTGGTGAGCGTGGTGGCGCTCGTGCCGTACCTCGTGCTGCAACTCAAGGGCTTGGGCATCATCGTGTCCGAGGCGTCGTACGGCCGCGTCTCGCCAACCGCCGCCGTCTGGGCCGGCACGGCGGCCCTCGTGCTGTACGTGGTGGTGTCGGGCGTTCGCGGCTCGGCATGGACTGCCGCTTTTAAGGATATTTTAATACTCAGCGTGGCCGTGGTGATCGGCGTCTATCTGCCCGTGCACTACTACGGGGGCTACGGCGCGATGTTCCGGGCCATCGACCGGGCCCGCCCCGGGTTCCTCACGCTTCCCGGCGCCGGAATGAGCCCGTCCTGGTTCATCTCCACCGTGCTGCTCACGGCGGTGGGCTTCTACATGTGGCCTCAATTTTTCGCCGGGTCGTACACCGCCAAGCACGAGGACGTGTTCCGCAAGAACGCGGTGATCCTGCCGCTCTACCAGCTCATCATCCTGTTCGTATTCTTCGCCGGGTTCGCGGCCGTCTTGCAGGTGCCGGGGCTCAAGGGTGCCGCCGGGGACCTGTCGCTGCTGCGCATTTCGGAGCAGACCTTCGCGCCGGGCTGGGTGGGGGTGATCGGCGCCGCGGGGCTGCTCACCGCGCTCGTGCCGGGCTCGATGATCCTCGTCACGGCGGCGACCATCCTGGCACAGAACGTCTATCGCGTGGCCGTGCCCGAGGCGACCGACCGCACGGTGTCGCTGCTCGCGCGCGCGCTCGTGCCGGTGCTCGCATTGGCCGCCGTGGGGCTCACGCTGCGTGGCGGCGAGGCCATCGTGCCGCTGCTGCTCATGGGCTACAACGTCGTCACGCAGCTCTTCCCGGCGCTGCTGTTGAGCCTGGGCGAGCGGCCGCTCGTCACCACGATGGGCGCCGTGATGGGGATCGTGGCCGGCGAGGCGACGGTGGCCTATCTCACGCTGAGCGGTGCGTCGGTGGCCACGCTCGCGCCGTGGGCGCCTCAGGCGGTGAAGGATCTCAATGTGGGGATCGTGGCACTGGCGGTGAACTGCGCGGCACTGGCCGTGGTCACCGCGGCGACGGCGAGGCCGGC